From one Amia ocellicauda isolate fAmiCal2 chromosome 17, fAmiCal2.hap1, whole genome shotgun sequence genomic stretch:
- the LOC136712666 gene encoding somatostatin receptor type 5, which produces MDPLGSSAWADSPVELNHTYDTNNTKATPLEGISTILIPVIYMTVFIVGLSGNTLAIYVVLRYTKMKTVTNIYILNLAVADELFMLGLPFLTTQNVLSYWPFGSFMCRLVMTVDAINQFTSIFCLTVMSIDRYLAVVHPIKSTKWRRPRVAKFINVTVWCLSFLVVLPVIIFSDVQKGLNTCNINWPDPNAVWSTAFIIYTSVVGFFGPLLVICMCYLLIVVKVKSSGVRAGFTKRRKSEKKVTKMVVIIVVVFVCCWLPFYILNMVNLVFIVPENNVMAGIYFFVVIMSYANSCANPILYGFLSDNFKQSFRKVLCIHKGNGVEDGDPSLPRTEKITYQESFLSQRNNEFNGHMQTSQGIHLEECCNTKGDTRPLAPAVMGQSTL; this is translated from the exons ATGGACCCACTTGGAAGCTCAGCCTGGGCAGACAGCCCTGTGGAGCTCAACCACACCTATGACACAAACAATACAAAGGCGACGCCTCTGGAGGGCATCAGTACAATCCTGATCCCTGTGATTTATATGACCGTGTTCATCGTCGGACTCAGCGGGAACACTCTGGCCATTTACGTGGTCCTGCGGTACACCAAGATGAAAACCGTTACCAACATCTACATCCTGAACTTGGCTGTGGCCGATGAACTGTTCATGCTGGGCCTCCCCTTCCTCACCACACAGAACGTGCTCTCCTACTGGCCGTTTGGGTCCTTCATGTGCCGGCTGGTCATGACGGTGGATGCTATCAACCAGTTCACCAGCATCTTCTGCCTGACCGTCATGAGCATAGACCGCTATCTGGCTGTGGTGCACCCCATCAAGTCCACAAAGTGGCGCAGGCCCAGGGTGGCAAAGTTCATCAACGTCACCGTGTGGTGTCTGTCTTTTCTAGTTGTGCTACCGGTGATCATTTTCTCTGATGTCCAGAAAGGACTGAACACCTGCAACATCAACTGGCCAGACCCCAACGCCGTGTGGTCCACGGCCTTTATCATTTACACCTCCGTCGTGGGCTTCTTCGGGCCCCTGCTGGTAATCTGCATGTGCTACTTGCTGATTGTGGTCAAGGTGAAATCTTCTGGTGTGCGGGCCGGATTCACCAAGAGGAGGAAGTCGGAGAAAAAGGTCACCAAAATGGTGGTCATCATCGTCGTGGTGTTTGTGTGCTGCTGGCTGCCATTTTACATCCTCAACATGGTCAACCTGGTGTTCATCGTGCCCGAGAACAACGTCATGGCTGGGATCTATTTTTTCGTGGTGATCATGTCCTACGCCAACAGCTGCGCCAACCCCATACTCTACGGCTTTCTCTCTGACAACTTCAAGCAGAGCTTCCGCAAAGTCCTGTGCATCCACAAGGGGAATGGGGTGGAGGACGGAGACCCGAGCCTCCCCAGGACAGAGAAGATAACCTATCAGGAATCCTTTCTCTCACAAAGGAACAATGAGTTCAACGGCCACATGCAGACAAGTCAG GGCATCCATCTGGAGGAGTGCTGCAACACTAAAGGTGATACGCGGCCCCTGGCTCCCGCCGTGATGGGCCAGTCAACGCTGTAA